From one Treponema denticola genomic stretch:
- a CDS encoding magnesium chelatase subunit D family protein: MKGFDYPFSLLVGQKKLIRALLVLAVSDKINSLLIAGGKGTGKSLAARSMKNISDMPIANIPLNITEDNLFGGLDIRASLESGKIKFQHGILGGAKNKILYIDEINLFPNEYINTILNVIETGFLQTERDGHSNKKIIESKLIGTMNPEEGFLNNSITDKFSIYVETDSNLNKEERLKILKRNLSLDKEDKITIEALKKEDKILSNKIHDAKKRVNGIKISDSIITKAEALSKEANCFGYRAGICLIHTARALAAIDNHQYITDENFQEAAELVLKHRKNILSETQNKNQIKSDKDNNDKTKSDKNKTAEKPNEKDNQKIESKSRISNNENDFTEDKDNNTDKQKGINSRHPDIEIADKIFKIKNLLNINEDNSFRKGMGKRNKTRTNELKGKSFGYTRYNQNLHNLAPIPTIKSAALHQIKPKEGIIKINKDDYKFKRRKTRIGASIIFLVDASGSMGAMKRMKETKNAILSLLMDSYQKHDEVSMITFAGTRAEIILPFTRSVLLAKRELQLIPTIGKTPLSMGLNKALEYFKIHRLKNKDMIPLLFLITDGRTNHGSVFFDEPIKDALFISKKIKNANIYSVVIDTESGFVKLALAEEIAKNLNARYYQIEDLKPEVLTEIVHQNTEYSLSRIDVMEDKR, encoded by the coding sequence ATGAAAGGCTTTGATTATCCTTTTAGCCTCCTTGTTGGTCAAAAAAAATTAATAAGGGCACTCCTTGTTCTTGCCGTCAGCGATAAAATAAACAGCCTGCTTATAGCCGGAGGGAAAGGAACCGGAAAAAGCCTTGCTGCACGGAGTATGAAAAATATTTCCGATATGCCCATAGCTAATATCCCGCTCAATATTACGGAAGATAATTTATTCGGCGGTCTGGATATTAGAGCAAGCCTTGAATCAGGTAAAATCAAATTTCAGCATGGCATCTTAGGTGGAGCCAAAAATAAAATTTTATATATTGATGAGATCAACCTCTTTCCTAACGAATATATCAACACAATATTGAATGTAATAGAAACAGGTTTTCTCCAGACAGAGCGTGATGGACATTCCAATAAAAAAATAATAGAGTCTAAGCTCATAGGCACAATGAATCCTGAAGAAGGATTTTTAAATAACTCGATTACCGACAAATTTTCAATCTATGTAGAAACGGATTCAAATCTAAATAAAGAAGAAAGACTAAAAATATTAAAAAGGAATTTAAGCCTTGATAAAGAAGACAAAATTACAATTGAAGCTCTAAAAAAAGAAGATAAAATTTTATCGAATAAAATTCATGATGCAAAAAAAAGAGTGAACGGAATAAAAATATCGGACTCGATAATTACAAAGGCTGAAGCCCTTAGTAAAGAAGCAAACTGCTTCGGCTACAGGGCAGGCATCTGTCTTATACACACGGCAAGGGCTCTGGCGGCCATAGACAATCATCAATATATCACAGACGAAAACTTTCAAGAAGCTGCAGAACTTGTTCTTAAACATAGAAAAAACATCTTATCCGAAACCCAAAATAAAAATCAAATAAAATCGGACAAAGATAACAATGATAAAACAAAATCAGATAAAAATAAAACGGCAGAAAAACCTAATGAAAAAGACAATCAAAAAATAGAATCAAAATCCCGAATTTCGAATAATGAAAACGACTTCACAGAAGATAAAGATAATAATACAGATAAACAAAAAGGAATAAATTCAAGACATCCGGACATAGAAATTGCAGATAAAATTTTTAAAATAAAAAATCTTTTAAACATTAATGAGGATAATTCTTTTAGAAAGGGGATGGGCAAAAGAAATAAAACACGCACCAACGAATTAAAGGGAAAATCCTTCGGCTATACAAGATACAATCAAAATCTTCATAACCTTGCTCCTATACCCACAATAAAATCGGCAGCCTTACATCAAATAAAACCTAAAGAAGGCATTATTAAAATAAACAAGGATGATTATAAATTCAAAAGAAGAAAAACCCGTATAGGTGCCTCTATTATTTTTTTGGTAGATGCAAGCGGTTCTATGGGCGCTATGAAGAGGATGAAAGAAACAAAAAACGCTATTCTATCTTTATTGATGGATTCTTACCAAAAGCATGATGAGGTTTCTATGATCACCTTTGCTGGAACAAGGGCTGAAATAATACTACCCTTTACAAGAAGCGTTTTACTTGCAAAAAGAGAATTACAGCTCATCCCTACAATCGGAAAAACACCTCTATCCATGGGCTTAAACAAGGCTTTGGAATATTTTAAAATACATAGGCTAAAAAATAAGGATATGATTCCCCTGCTCTTTTTAATTACAGACGGAAGGACTAATCACGGTTCCGTTTTTTTTGATGAGCCTATTAAGGATGCTCTTTTTATTTCAAAAAAAATAAAAAATGCAAATATTTACTCTGTTGTTATAGATACCGAATCAGGCTTTGTAAAACTAGCTCTTGCCGAAGAGATTGCAAAAAACTTAAATGCAAGATATTACCAAATAGAAGATCTAAAACCTGAGGTCTTAACCGAGATTGTACATCAAAACACAGAATACTCTCTATCCAGAATTGATGTTATGGAGGACAAGCGATGA